gttgaaattttgaagtttCAGGGAGAGTACACCGTGACATTATAACAGATGCGTGTACATCTTGTACTCGAATGGGTTGATCGAGTTTCAGGACAAAGATATATCCCTGTGAGAGTAAACGGGTGAATAACCTAACATATTccataaattgtgtatttgagGGGCGTCTTTCATGATCTGTCGCTTTCAAAGAATTGCTTTTAGCATGGTGCTTGTAATCTTACAAAGTTTGATTTAGCACAGTGCTATTATTCTGGGAAGgagtattaaataatttttaggtGGTTTCCTACATGAGGATTCCTATTTCCAATTTGGATCTACGCGTACTATGCTTTCACTTGCCAATTATACCTGTTTACTTGCATCTTCTTAACACATCATAACCTCTTCTTTccattttatatgtttttagaaAACAAGCAAAAGAATCCACTTTGTGAGGAGCCTTATCAGAGAAGTTGCTGGATTTGCTCCATATGAGAAGAGGATTACTGAGCTTCTTAAAGTTGGAAAGGACAAGCGTGCCTTGAAGGTAGCCAAGAGGAAGTTGGGTACTCACAAGAGGGcgaagaagaagagagaagagatGTCTAGTGTTCTCCGTAAGATGAGGTAAGCTTTTACATATTCACTATAATTGAGGAAGTTAGTCATTACTGTTATTTTCTTGCTGAAGAATGTTACAAGCCCTTGCCAAGCATCTCACATttcattcttttttccttttggatTGGTACAGGGCTACTGGAGGTGGTGAAAAGAAGAAGTGAAATCGTCGGTATCCTCCTCAATTGATGTTTGAAGGACCAATTAGTTAATTCACCAGCCTTTTACATTTGCAATGTACTTAGCCTTTTCAAGAAAGGAGACTTGTGATCAAAAGTTCCCCATTtatgtttcttgaagattttggaGTTGgtgatattttagacatttttgcAAAAAATTGTGCGCTTTTTGTTAGTTTTACTAGTGCTGACCATCTGCTTTTGATCTATGAAATGATTTGGATATGAATGGTCTGATTCAGCCGCTTCTGTTGATTCAGTTACTGTATTTTGCAGTCAAGTTGTGTAGGCCCCGTTAGGGAAAAGTATTATTGGGTCGGATTTGGGATTTTctttttgtgaaaattatctcaaatgtactttttaaattgttaattacaagttatagcataacttttcattaattactaaaaaaataattgcaagttatagcaacttttgagaaaaatatattttaattaaatttttgaaaattaattttttaatatttattatttgtattatttctttatatttaacatttaacatttatcactcttaattaatgatcttggataattatggcaagttaatgtatcaattttttattttaaataattaaatatcaaagtttgttcacaatttaaggagttatatatgataaatatattttatgaagTTAAGAATTGATTTCATACTTTTTATTAACTTGATTAtacactttttcatattttactgtCTTTAGTTATCAATAAAAgtcaatttctttatattttttaactttttttttcttttttaactttattatacATACTTTCACATTTTACGGTATCTATTTAGGTGAATTCATACGCAATATCTTTTAACTTTTACCAACTATCAATAAAAGTCTTCCCTTCTTTTACGGTATCTTCAACTCATTATTATTTACtcttttcaacttatttttccttcttttgagtaTGATTTTTGGTTTCCCAACATTCATTCACCTTTGAGTTTGGTTTAATAtcttaaactttttttttgttttgttgagacAATGTCCGAAAAAATCAAGTTTGATTCTACCCCTAATAGGACAAGCCCTAGAATTATACAACAAAATAGTCTTATTAATCTTCCAAGACCATCGTTTGATTTTGGGTGTTTTACCCCATCTCCAAAatcaaagaacaagaaaaagtagttgaaactaattttatttctcacaataaaagtaaaattttatcgGTGAAATCCGATTTTCAAAGATTTCATCATCCTCTAAGCAACAACAACTCAACATGCAAAGCTATATAGTATCAAAAAAGAAGGCTGTTGTTTCAAATTTTAAGAAGGTTGATAAGAGGAAAAAGTTTGTTGGTCAACATTAATCCGATTcggattttgaagatgaaatttctGTGCCTAAAACGAAAATCGTGAAAATGCTAGAGTTACAAGGTCTAAGGCCAATGTGAGGGTTGACAAAGTGGATGATAAGAAGTCTGacaaaaagaaatcaagaaatgtgTGTAAAGTTAGTGTAatctgattttgattttttttttcatatatgtattaaattgatattgaatttttttttttttagtgacATACATGTAAATTAGCCTTTATTAGTTTTTGAGTCTTTGTGGTTTGAAGTTGAAATATAACTGtaagcaataaaattttattaattgaaaattcgtacaaaatttgaataatattaaattcaaaaatatattagttccaaataaatattgaagattaatataattggattaatttaaATCCAAACATgcatggatttaattaaagtccaaatgttattgggttaatctattaatttgggctacaaatgactaAGCTCACTTTATcaagcccaagatgtcatcatGTTCTAGAGGCCCGGTTTggtgccacatgtcaaatgacgtgatatgccaagtcaagtgaagagCCAATGTgatcatgccacatgtcaaaatgatgtagtaaattaaaagcccataaaaaatgtcatgtcacttaaatctgattggtcaaagaaaattcatatttatcaaaaccatgtcacttaaatctgattggtcaaaggaagttcatatttatcatgactcttcacTTCCTACGACTATAAATAGGGgtttcataattcagaaaaagacCAACCATTCTAgcaagaagcaagagagagctcTTAGATCAAACACAAtagatttctctacaaattcaagaattcaagatcagttcatcaagcttcaagatcaagaattcaagatttaagAGCAAActcaagcttcaagatcaaggcccttgaattcaagtacaagtcaagatcaaatccgcAAATCAcgttcaagttcaagatcaagaccgcaagattcaagaCCAAGCTACAAAGCCTTTGGATTCAaccacaagtcaagatcaaatccatcaagttcaccaatcaagttcaagatcaagctcgaagcccttgaatttacatttgaaaaggcaaataagaggattcatagagatgtAACACTCacgttacaacaacaacaacaaacccagtgtattcccacaagtggggtctggggagggtaagatgtacgcagtccataccgctacctctgtAGAAGTAGTGTAACACTCacgttgaaatcaataaatcaattgttgcagtattttttttatctcgGTTATTATTTTCGGTCATGAGAATTTTATTATCCAATAAATTCTgacacgcccagtgggaccaaatctgcccttcatctctactctcataaatcatatatGCAAATCTGTAGCTGCAAGGCGTAAAGATGGAAGCTCTatgggtacttcaagactcgtctttgagtttcatcaagtctacacgcAGACAAGCCTTGGAGTAGGGGGTATTTGTAGACATCAAAagtttgtggactctacaaaaagaattcaatttctgttagagttctaaaatttgtgggactctTCAAGAAGAATCAAAATTCTATTAGAGTTCTTGGAGGTTATTTTATCCTAAACCCTGAATTATGCCTTATATAAAGGGGCAAATATCCTTTAAAGCGGCATCTCGAAAGGCCCAATAAATtaatgggatattcataaagggATTAAaacctctcttcttgataattaaatacatcaagaagatctacAAACCCTCCTGTCATCAtgtcatggagatcaaatccaaatgttcctacgtttgagaaatacgccactaacggcccttgaattatggagaaattcatatccaaatcttcttACATTTAAGAAATACGCTACTAACAACCctcgaattaaggagaaaatcaagagagcaacagatttgtacccacatcgtttatcaatacaaattgttgtttcttcatacttttatttgtggttgaagtttattttccatcAATTAAATTATGTAGTAAACAAATTGGCATGCCCAGTGGGATGATCTCTACCtttcatctcaacttttcatacttcaaagtttaagaacaacaAAATGACTTCAAGAAgttcaactctcaatcaactgcttctaaGGCTGTTGATTCAAAGTTATCTGCTGAAGTAGAaaacatccttggtgttactttaggtttgctaggacaacaaacacatctagTGTCGTCCACGCCAATGCTAATTTTttgatcttcaaccccaaaaggaacgAAGACCAATGTAAGTGCTTCGGAAGGAGAAAGCAATGTATGGGAATCACTTAAGAAGAATCTatctctacttgagcattctggtTCCAAATACTTTGGCGTAAAGAATTACTTTGTTCAACAAATGTGTCATCTCCACTTATACCGTATAAGATGAGCACTTCGAAGATCAACCTATGGGACAATCTGTGTCACTCTCCAATGTCTCcagtgatcatgcaagcaatgatgactgatgcctcatctataGAGGAGTAACTTGCGAATCTGATAAAGACAATTAAGAGCCCgaccaaatatgttcagaattaAGATGCtcggattgataagatagtggatagggtggaaggcCTGATAGACGAAGAATATATCCATGCATCAAGAAAAGCTCAAGAGGTTCACGAGACAAAACATtatgtgaaacaaacaccaccgaTTAAAGAGGAAtaagtttcttctgagggaacGATCCCGATTGAGCAATTGAAAGAATTCATtaaagggaccctcaaagacagtatgatgttgtcaccaagtcttcccttgcatatgccaagccctacactatgagaatagatagcctcaaaatgcctgccggctatcaacccccaaaattttaataatttgagggcaaaAGAAACCCAAAACAGTATgttgcacactttgttgagacatgtaacaaTGCTAGAagttacggtgactatcttgtccaAAAATTTGTTCATTCCCTAAAGGGaaacgcctttgattggtatacggatctcgagcctaactccatcgatagttgggagcaattggagcatGAGTTCCTAAATCGCTTTAACAGCACAAGGCATATGTGAGCATGGTAGAACTCACAAATACTCAACAAAGAAGGGACGAGCCAGTCATCGACTTCATCAATTGATGGAGAAatacgagcctaaactgcaaagataggctcagtgaaGATTCTGCAATAAAGATGTGTGTCCAAGGAATGCATTAGGAgtttctctacatcttgcaatgAATTAAACCAAAATTCTTTGAAGAGTTATCTACTCATGCTCACGACATGGAGTTGATCATGTCTTCTACTGGAAAGGGAGAAACgtctatccatgaccctcgaaggggaaatgATAAGCAGAAAACCAAGAGATGGggtaagtttgtccccaaaaatgataacaaagaatccatgaatgtcgaCGTGTCTCCTGtaaaggtcaccacaaaggtgagcaaaAAGCAAAGTATAAAGACTACTTCTCGACCACGTCCAAATCAGAAGTTAACTTTAAAAGagatgaaagaaaaagagtactctttccttgattctgatgttgctaagatttttgatgaacttcttgagcataagctcattgatcTACCATAGATGAAGTAGCCCGATGAAGCTGGAAGTACCAACGACCCAAATTATTATAAGTATCATACACTTGTGGGTCACCCTCTGGAAAAGTgttttgtctttaaagacaaagtcatCCAATTAGcaaatgagaagaagatctccCCGATGATCAGACGgctagttctcatcaaatctctatcattTTTGGCTCGCTCGATCCAGTCCAATATGTGTCGAAGAGCATATTGAGAGGCTATTAGAGAATGATAAGTCTTCAGTTGGCGAAggcgatgatgaaggttggactctagtaACCAGGTGCAGACGCAAGAAAAAGAGTCCATAAAAGGAGCGGGTCGAGCAACTAATTAGGAGGAGGATGGTAAGGAAATCAATGAAATAAAGGTTGGTCATGCTTTTGAAAAATATGAGGGTAATGGAGCTTCATCACCAGAAACCTCGGTCTTCAGTGACTTTGGAGGAATTCTTGCCAAGTTGGTTCCGTGTAAAGACtgctcaagtcaaccttgaggcattttgttttaatactgccaaagagggggcaaaagGTGAAAATATACATATAGAAGTTCCTTCATCCTCTGAACCACTTGCTGAACCTCTTGTCCAAGAGGCACATgcatgtgatacaaaaatcacattcacaaataataaTCTTCTGCTTGGAGAGGCCCTACACAACCGTCCCTTATACATGAtaggtcaaattctaggaaagaagatcaatagactCTTGATAGATTAGGGATCCAgagtcaacatcctgcctatccACACGATGAAAGAACTTAGAATCACTACTGACGAACTGGACTGTAACACTACGAAAtcccatctcgagatgtcacacggtgtttaaggctacaagtagccctaagttaaccctttgagACTATTACTACTTCTAATACTTGCTTCAGGATAAATAAACTAAACAATGATACTTTATtgtatcaactataatccaaaataattggaaataatgtctgaatagtaaaaatactaataatctggaacacaacttcaactgaaagtctagtctgacaaagcctctactactcaaccggagagccattgggacagacccccaactgacttgcAATGATCTGAAAGTAAGTCTCAAAACACTATGAAAGGGGAAAAGCTACAattataggtcctcgaaccacgaggactcaccaactgtggaatGTAGACAAAGGCACTCAAAAATCATgatcactgctgagactgagcacctgaacctacattatgagataatgtagcgcatagacgtatatgtggattagtactttgaggatgtactgagtataaagggggggtgtatgcatttaagtaaacaatgttgtcaatcttaataaaaatcatgcatgcaactataaatgactcacatagcttaaaTAAAACTGAAGactgaatatcataaatcatgtataataaggcataaatcataaatcttgtgagtcatcatattAGTTCTAAAACCCATATTCTCTATCTTATTCTCAAAACAGGTAAGCAAGAGAAATATTAAAACATTAATTCTTGAGACTTGAACCTTGATCTCATGGAGAATAAatgacttctttaaaacttagagCTTATAAAACTTTGGAACTTAGgaaaattttatcttaattatagtaggggactactttgggagtttctcttaaccgacataaaccatgtgatccatatggagtccaacgtcttgcccacattggggagagctgctCTATCGTTAACATCGGAGTAGAACGTTAACTTTAGTGACCacttatcttaacccacttggggtaaattagaaacctacgggggcacgtagttctggggtatgagaccttggaatcatacccaactcggtgctaaatactactcccatacttaagctcaaaacttttaggaaatccaccttaaaataattcaagggtccataataaagaccaaatatacttctcttgtCTTTAAAGCATAACtagtgtggattcctatcttagcttagacccaaaaggtcaaatctataattgaaatctgaaaataactTAGCTATGGGGTACTTATGAGCCAAACAATCTTTGAACAACAACCGTTAAATGGGGCCTATTAACCCAAACAGTAATCTCAAATcagatatctcaaaattcatgcttggtaatgtaattactcataaggtatctcaaaatctgtaaatttcatcaataggcatgaaaatacaattaaaatcatgcaattcaacacttaattcatgagaaatatcaaAATTCTTGCAATGAATGATAGTGGGTGTAAATACTAACTGAATTTCATAGAAAATCCTCATAGATTGaagaaatttgtaatttaaaataagcttttgggcacaagggtgaaaggattacccttgctcaaaccccacataccttagattatgacttgtaggTGAACAAGCTTGTTTGAGACTCTTTTTTGTACTGTTGAGTGAGGATTCTTGAATCTTTTGAATAGGGAACtttgaatctcaactcaatttgcagaatttatagttgaatcttgaagttcttagaGAAGGAATTGagtttgctcttgagggagaaaaccCTAGGCCTTGATGTTTTTGATAGATATGAAGTTATTTGCTTTGTTCTGaatatatctaagtgttaaaagggtGGCAAAAGACCAAAAGTCCTTTTTAAAATGTCTTAAGAATACTGAATGGGATCTACAACGATCGGAGTGGCAGTCCGTCGCTATTCTAACGGCCCATCGGATCATCTGTCGTACGTTGGTCAGAAAAACGCCACACTGCCTTGTTCCGACGGTCTTAGCGACGAtccatcgctagcttgacggtccatcatcctGGCCGTCGCACTTGTGCTAGAAgaggagtcactgccttggttatgtCTATTTAGGCGATGGTCAAGCTCGATGGTCCGTTAACCtgcccgtcgcacctgggcagttcctACAGCGTTTAGTAAAACGGCGATAACTTCTCACTCCGATACcgtatttggacaaaattggtatcattggaaagctaatttaatttaccacatgattaaaagtcaaatttaggaaaattacatatgttttaaacactaatcactttggaagtcattcctaaATCTTTTAGAGACGGAAAAaggcttcacttgacatgctctaaaaACTTAGACTACGAGaggactttatggggtcttacaatatcttacccttggaaacattcatcctcgaatgccGCTAGTTAAATTAAGATACCGAGTAACTAAGTATGCACAACTGAATCAAATAACTAAACCAGCTTTAAATCTTTCTAAACCTTTGAATACTCTGGGAAGTGCAAGAGCTTTCACAGGAATAAATATATAGCTGAATTTGATTAGAaaggaactgaattaaggaagaatttGGCTTGATCTGAACTCACAGAGAaaaggtacgggtacttggattgcatatctacttccacttcccaagtagcgccttCAACTGAATGAttccgccataaaactttgaccaagggaacttctttgttccttagtctacagaccTGGTAATCTAGGATATCAAccggaatctcatcaaatgaaagactagTCTGGATATCGCTCTTTGAAGGATCTACTACAGTGGAATCACTAATctacttcttaagcatggagacatgaaatataggatgaacaactgacaactctGTAGGCAACTccacctcataggctactttcccaaatGGCTTAAAaatctatatgggccaacataaagGGGACTAAGCTTCATCTTTTTCCccaatcttttcacccctttcatgggttaAATCTTAAAGTACACCAAattacccacctcaaactcaagatctctttttctcACATCTGCTTATGTCTTTTGaagactttgggttgtcttcaacctttctctaatcaacttaactttctccatagcctcaaacactgcatcaggtccaatcacatcagcttcacccactttgaaccaacctatgggtgatctacatcttctaccatacaaagcctcaaatggtgccattcggatactagagtgataaccattgttatatgcaaactcaatcagttgcaaatgctcatcccaactacctttgaaatcaagtgcaCAGGCCCtcaatatcttctaaagtctgaatgttcctctcagcctaaccatctatctgcggataaaaagcgaaactcaaatgaacttgggtactaagacccttctggaaagctttccaaaactatgaagtgaactgagtacccctatccgatataatggacaagggaactccatgcaacctgactaactctgggatatacaatc
The Capsicum annuum cultivar UCD-10X-F1 chromosome 6, UCD10Xv1.1, whole genome shotgun sequence DNA segment above includes these coding regions:
- the LOC107853476 gene encoding 60S ribosomal protein L36-2, which gives rise to MAPKQPNTGLSVGLNKGHIVTKKELAPRPSDRKGKTSKRIHFVRSLIREVAGFAPYEKRITELLKVGKDKRALKVAKRKLGTHKRAKKKREEMSSVLRKMRATGGGEKKK